The genomic window CCAGACCCCAAGCTGCCATGATGGCGTAGGGAGTCCAATTGGGCCAGATGCTGCCACCCACCTCAAGATCCATGCCGTAGAAGTTGCGCATGAATGTGATTTGCTCGGCTGGCACGGGTAGATCCTCCAGGCCAGGTCCGGCCAGGGCCTGGCGGGCGACCACAGCATTAGGCGCAAAGGGCATCAGGTTCATGCCGGTGATCATGCCCGTGCCCAAGACACCCGGCGGGATGTAGGCGCCGGCCAAGAAACCGGACAAAGTGCCAATAACCGTGGCGACGCCGCCGGCCGCGGCCTGCGTGCGCAAGCCAACCGATAACAGCAGGTAAATGGCGCTGTAGACCAAGGACCCTAGGGCGGTCAGGACTAGTAGAGTCAGCCAGCCGCCCGGCCCGGGGAGTCGAGCACCCAGCACCAGGCCGCCGGCCACGCCAACCACGGCTACCACCAGCACAATTGCCATGGTGTAGACCCAGGTCGCCAGGAGGTACCCACCCATCAGGCTGCGCTGACGCAATGGCGCCACCAAGAAATCAGTCATTCGTCCGCTGACGCGGTCGTCGACCAGCAGGTTGAGGCCAACCATCGGCCCGTTGATCGTGGCCACCGCGATCAAGGCGGCGCCGACCCACGAAGCGACAAAACCGGTGGCGGCCGAGCGTGTCATCCATTCGCCGCCGCCGTAATCGGCGGCGCCCTCCATCAGCGAATCCACGTTCATTTTGCCGAAAAAGGCTATGTACAAAACCAGCAGGATCAGGGGCCCAAACAGCGAAAAGAAGATGGCGGTGCGGTCGCGCGACCACACCCGCAAGCACCGCCCAGCAAAGGCAATCATGCTGACTCCTCCTCGCGCTGGGTCAGAGCCAGGAAGGCCGCGTCCATGGTGCCGTGCCTAAACTCGAAATCGGCCACCGCCTCGCCCAGCTCGGCCAGCAGCCGCCGCGCCTGGGTGCCCGAGCCGACATCGGCCTGCCAGGTCACCCCGGCCTGTTTGGGGTCCCACTGCCCCAGCGCTTGGCGAACGGCTTCGCTGGCGCCCTCAGCCGGCGTAATAGAAAGCTGCGAGGTGGCGAACTGGGCCCTGAGCTGGCCGGGGGTGCCGCTAGCCACGATCTTGCCGCGGTTTATCACTGCCACATGGTCGACGTTTTCGACCTCTTCGAGGTAATGCGTGGTGTGAAACACCGTCACGCCTTCACTGGCCCGCAAATCCTTGACGGTCTGCAGGACCTGTTCGCGGCTCTTGGGGTCGAGCCCGGCGGTCGGTTCGTCCAGGAACAGGATTGACGGGCCGTGAATCAGGGCTCGGGCGATATCCGTCCGCCGCCTTTGGCCCCCAGACAGCCGGCCGTAGCGTTGCCCCAGGAATTCGCCGATGCCGATCTGCCCGGCTAGTGCGTTGATGCGTTCAGTCGTCTTGTTGGCGCTAAGGCCGTAGACCGCTGCCCTGGTCGCCAGGTTTTCCCGCACCGTCAGCTTGTCATCAAGCACCGATTTTTGGAAGACCACACCAATTGACTGGCGAACCGAATGGTCAGCTTGGCCAAGGCGATGTCCGTCCACGTCGATTTCGCCTGAATCAAATGGCATCAAGGTCGTCAGGCAGTTGATGGTGGTGGATTTGCCGGCGCCATTTGGTCCCAAGAACGCAAACAGCTGCCCCTGGGCCACTTCGAGATCCACGTTGTCGACTGCCACGAGCTCGCCGTAGCGGCGCGTCAACGACCGCACTGAGATCATCACAGCCTCAACTTAACACCAACTTGTGCAAATAGCGGATAAGGATGGCCAGCCCGTCGTTGGTAGTGCAGGCTCACTCGGGGACAACTGCCGCATCAGCTGGGCCAAGACAGTCCAACCGTTGGCTGATATCGAGGCTTCAACCTAACACCAACTCCTGCACTGTCCGGACCAAGATGGCCAGCCGGGTGGTCGATGTGCGGGCTCACCTTAGGTCCCTCCAGTACCGGCTGGGCCAGGATTTCAAGCCGGTTGGCCGGCTCCTGTGGCCTAGCGCAATGCCAACTCCCGCATCAGCTGGGCCAAGATTTCCAGGCCGTTGGTCGACAGGGCTGATTCGGGATGGCCTTGCAGTGAGACAAAGCCTGTGCCCCTGAGCCCAATCACCTCGTCGGTGCCTTGGCGCCGCGCCACCTCGACTTCGAACCTCCGGCCGGCCGTGGGCGCGCCGCGCTCGTCATCGAAGACCCTGTTTGCGGGCAAACCGGCCACGGTCTGGACCACCCGGCCAGCGGTGGGCGCGCCGAGTTCACCATTGACGGCCTTGTTAGTGGGCAGACCGGCCGTTGCTTTGAGCCCGTCAAAAGACACGATCCAGGGCGAGGCCAAAGGCGCGGCCGCAGTGAAGGTGTTGTAGTAGCCCAGTGTGGCACTGTGGCCAAAGATCGAATCGGTCAACTGGATGCCCTGGTTGGGCCGGGCCAAGGCCCTCAGGTCCAACCCCAGACACCGGCACAAGATCTGGTGTGACAAACAAACGCACATGACCGGTTCCCCGGCGACCAGGCGGGCGGCAATTGCCGCCCTAAGGGCCGCGATGCGCGGCTCGTCTAGATCCGGGTCGCCCGGGCCAGGACCGGCCAGCAGAACATCATGCCAAAGCTCGGTCTCGCCGAGATGTGGGGTTTGACCAGTGCCTTCGCCGCGAGACTGAGCTTCGGCAGCGAGACCATTGTCGCGAGACTGAGCTTTGGCATCACTCGATACGGCGCAGTGAGTACCGTGAGGTCGAGCCTCGGCAGAATCGGGCTCAACCTCGGTCTCGCCGAGATGTGGGGTTTGACCAGTGCCTTCGCCGCGAGACTGAGCTTTGGCAGCGAGACCATTGTCGCGAGACTGAGCTTTGGCATCACTCGATCCGGCGCCGTGGGTACCGTGAGGTCGAGCCTCGGCAGAATCGGACTCAACCTCGGTCTCGCCACAATTGCTAAGCGCCGCCAGTTGCGCCCACCCAACCACCTCGACCT from Micrococcales bacterium includes these protein-coding regions:
- a CDS encoding ABC transporter ATP-binding protein, with product MISVRSLTRRYGELVAVDNVDLEVAQGQLFAFLGPNGAGKSTTINCLTTLMPFDSGEIDVDGHRLGQADHSVRQSIGVVFQKSVLDDKLTVRENLATRAAVYGLSANKTTERINALAGQIGIGEFLGQRYGRLSGGQRRRTDIARALIHGPSILFLDEPTAGLDPKSREQVLQTVKDLRASEGVTVFHTTHYLEEVENVDHVAVINRGKIVASGTPGQLRAQFATSQLSITPAEGASEAVRQALGQWDPKQAGVTWQADVGSGTQARRLLAELGEAVADFEFRHGTMDAAFLALTQREEESA
- a CDS encoding ABC transporter permease, whose product is MIAFAGRCLRVWSRDRTAIFFSLFGPLILLVLYIAFFGKMNVDSLMEGAADYGGGEWMTRSAATGFVASWVGAALIAVATINGPMVGLNLLVDDRVSGRMTDFLVAPLRQRSLMGGYLLATWVYTMAIVLVVAVVGVAGGLVLGARLPGPGGWLTLLVLTALGSLVYSAIYLLLSVGLRTQAAAGGVATVIGTLSGFLAGAYIPPGVLGTGMITGMNLMPFAPNAVVARQALAGPGLEDLPVPAEQITFMRNFYGMDLEVGGSIWPNWTPYAIMAAWGLVAFVLAIKVSSKLRQPA